GAGgtattcaatgctttttttccctcagtcttTAATGATACTAATAGACCTTGGGCTGCCCAGTCCTCTGATACAGAGGACCACAATTGCGGGAACAGTGACTTTCCTtttgtggacactgaaattgtcagggagcagctgtatcagctgaacgttcacaagtccatggggcctgattggattcaccccagagtacTGAAGAAGCTGGCAGATGTCAATGGCAGGACACCTCTTGATAATCTAGCAAAGGTCTTGGGAGTCCGTggaggtccctgctgactgcAAGCTAGCTAACGTGAGTCCAATTTACAAGAGTGTGAGGGAAGACCTGTGAAACTGCAGACCTGTCAGTCTAACCTCAGTACTTGGAAAAATTACAGAGAAGATCATACTGGGTGCTATTggaaaggcatttaaaggacaatgcaatcatcaggcacagtcaatgtgttcacaaagggaaagtcctgtaactaatttgatatccttctaCGGTAAGGTCACCCACCTACTGGGTGAAGGGAAGGcggtggatgtagtttttctgggttttagtaaggcttttgatactgtccctcacagcatccttctggacaagtcGTCCAACTGTGGGGTGAGCGGGTTCATGGTgcgctgggtgaagaactggctgaagggcagagctcaaagcattgtagtgaatggggctgcATCTGGCTGGTGAccggtcaccagtggtgttcctcaggtCTCAATCCTAGGGCCAGTGCTGTCcaatatttttatcagtgatgtggatgcaggagttgaatgcaccattcgcaagtttgctgacaataCAAAACtaggaggtgctgttgactctcttgagggacaagaggccttgtagagggatctagatagatgGGAGCATTGGGCAAACATCAAcggcatgaaattcaacaagaacaaatgccagattctgcacctaggaTGGAGTAATGCTGGGCACAActataaactgggagaggagtggctggaaaggagccctgcagaaaggcatCTGGGGTtgctggttgacagcaggctcaagaggagccagcagcgtgcctgtcagccaagagggcaaaccacatcctgggggCATCAAACACAGCGTAAGCAGCCAGTCAGGACAGGggattatcctgctgtatttagtgtgggtgcggcctcaccttgagtactgtgtgtgGTTTGGGGCCCCGccatttaagaaggatgttaaaGCActagagtgtgtccagaggagggcaacaaagctggtgacagggctggaaggcatgtcctgtgaggagtaGCTAAGCACTCTGGACTTGTctggtttggagaaaaggaggctgtggGCTGACCTCatggctctctgcagcttcctgaggagggcaAGTGGAGAGGGAgttgctgagctcttctccctggaaTCCAGGGACAGGACAcctgggaatggttcaaagctgcctCAGGGCaggttcagacttgacattaggAACCTTTTCTTTACAGAGGTGGTCAATGTCCTAAGCCTGTCcatgtttaagaggcatttggacaatgcccttaacaattGGCTTTAAGTTTTGGTCAaccctgaagtggtcaggcagttgggcTAGATaatcgttgtaggtcccttccaactgaactaaaCTTCTGTattctatattttatattttatattctattCCACCATGTCACTGCTATGTTTTATGCCAGATGAAAACCTGTCCTGAGCCCTGTAGCTcatcctgcccacagcagggtcAGGAGCCATGGCAAAGCATGAACCACAGCTCTGGGGGAGTGACAGGACATGAGGTGCGGGTGAGTAGGAGGACGGTGGCACTCTGCCCGGCGCCCTGTCCTTGGTTAACCAGCCCTGCACCGGCATGTGGGGCCAGGCGCTTGCTCTGTGTGTCCCATCCCACAGACATGAGCAGAGAGGCCCCTTTGACCTTGTACTCCACTTTCTCCAATGACTTCTCTGGTGGGATTTGGGATGTCTGGAGAGCAGTAGGGGGGCTGCTGTGAGGGCGTAAATGGAGCTAACATGGCCAAGATTTGTGCTGGGGGCCAGGATGGCCCCGTGTGACCTCCGCACAGCACAAGGTGGTTTGGGGGTCTTGCTGGTTCAGAATGAAGCCCattccctgccctcctgccagctctggTTTGGAAaagctggtggtggtggctctGAGCTCCTTCTCACAGCTCCCTGCCTTGGGCAAGGAGATGCTGAGCACCTGGTACTCACAAGGTGTCTGGTAAAGCTTGGCATCACCGGACAGGAAGAGGATCAAGTTCTGCACGTAGAGCCCGAAGAGGTTTTTCAGGTTTTCCCactctgctgcaggcagggctgggtaGACCCATGGCTGGAGGTAGAGGATGTTCCAGGGGTCTTTCTGCAGGGCAGCAAAGACGATGTCTTCCAGGGTGGCCCAGCCAGCAGCATCAACATAGCTGGTGTTGTAGAAGGctaagcttttgaaaatgtggagTTTATAAGAgcctgtggggagaggggagagaggaagcagcattgaggtgcatgaggaagaaggaggaggtcAGGGGACTGCTGGCTCCAGTGCTGGTGGGCGGCCCCGGGAGGAAGGGTGGCTTGCAGTgcccctggggacaggcagggtaAGATGGGGCAGATGGGCAGGGCGGGGGAAGTCCCCTGGTTTCACTCCATTTGCAGTTGCCTTCCACGGCATCTCTGAGCCTCTCTGAGTCTCTCCCTGCTTCTCCtctaatttccatttttcagccATCCACTGCCCCAGTGTGACCTTCTGGGAGCTGTCATTTAGCTGTGTAGAAGGGATGGCAGGGGGGACCTCGGTGCTGGTTTGGGGCGATGCTTCCCCTGGCAAGGAGTACCTGTGCCAGGACCTGGACCCATTGGAGACCTGCACACAgcgcaggggctgggggtggtaTCAGAGGGAATAAGACAACCGTGATGGCCTGCTTTGAAACCATGGCAATGGGAATAGAAATTCCCTAAAACAAAGACCTATAAGTACCTGCTTTGGGACCAGCCATTGTTTTAGCAGGAACTGCAGCAGGCTGCAAAGTTAAACAGTAGCTTAGTGGCAGCTGCTAGGATGAAAGtatgaaattaatttacctTAGGTGATCTTAATACTAACGAATACACCCCTAGGAGGAGATTTAAGATGCAAATGTAGGACAGCCCTAGGATAATGTAGGACAACCCTAGTTCAATGAGTTAAATTACAATTAGGACACACGCGGATAAACTTTTGTGTAAGTGACCAATCAGCTATTTCTTAATCGTTATCCTTTTGTGTAAAAGGTGGCGTATGTTTCCAAAAGGTGTGCTGGCTGATGTTCAGTGCCCGGCACCTGATTCTGCAGAATTGAAATAAATATCTCGGCTCAGTGTGTTGATTGATGTTCTGCACACCGGATGAAAGAACCCTGCTTTAGGGACAgcaggggggtggggagggaggggcaTTTCACCCCAGTTTAGGGGCTTCCAGGCAGTGCTCAAAACCGAGCCCTAAGAGGAGGCAGGAGACTGGCTTTGATGCTGCAGCGCTGGATGAGGCTCTGGTAGCAAGCAGGGCGGAGTGAAGCCTGTTTTGGAGCGTGGTTGCCCCCCTGGCCAGGGCGCAGTGAGCGCCTGCCCCCCAGAGTGGGAAACACAGGCTGAGGATGCAGGTAAAGGCTTGTTGTGGCTGCGGGAGGAACCTACGAGCGTTGTTTCATAGGGGGAGAATGCAGAGGATCGAGGGACCCTTCGACTGCAAGAGAAACGATCCCACAGGCTGAGGGCGGTGCCCAGGACCTGCTCAAGGGGTTGGAGCCCAGTGCAGGGCTGTTGTGCGTGAGGGGCTGAGACCccctgctgcccacaggctcccTGTCTTTGGGGGCACCCCAGGCCTGGCTGAGGGACCCCTTGCCCCTTGGCTGCTCAGGTGCCTGAACCCTAGTGCCagtggtgctgggctgggcagcGTGGTGTGGGGCAGGGAACCCCGAGCAGGTGGGTAGGGATGGGGCACCtttgggtgctgtggggtggggggtggccCCTTGGTGATGGGGAGAGTGGCCTGTCTGTGCCCACCCCTGGCCACCTTTGTGGGGTCCCGCAGTGCAGGGTTGGGAGCAGGTGGGGGTGAGCCGGGGCTCCCACTTACCCTCTGGATCTGCCCACGtcccagggaggaggaggagaaggaagaggaagaggtgaGGGTGCTGCATGGTGCCGGTGGCAAGTGTGCAGAAGCAAGTGTAGCCGGAGGAGGAAGGGGCCACGGGAGCTGTGACTGCACACTTCTCCCCAGGGCTTCTCTGCCTGTGCAGCTCTGGTGGTGCTGGTGTCATCGGGTGGCCCTGGTAGCCAATGAGGGTGGTGCTGAGGTTTTGGGGAGGGCCTGGCCGGGTGTGCTCCCCAGGGGGAGGTGGTGTGGCTGGtggagggctgggctggggcgcTCTGGCCAGCAGCTGTTAGTGCCAGGGGCATTTGAGTGGGTGTGCAGTCATccctcctggctgcagcagcatccTGACACCCAAGGAGATGTTGGCTGAGCCCGGCCCATGGTGGCCTTCGCCTCCTCCTGTGGTAACCCCCAGGGATTTGCTCTGTAGGCCCCTGGCAGAGAGTATTTGGTTTAAGtagcaaggttttggtagtgggagGCCTGCAGGGGTGGCtactgtgagaagatgccagaagctgccCCCATGTTCAACAGAACCATTTCCAGCCAGCTCCCAGACAGACTCGCTTCTGGCCGAGGCTGAGCCAATCAGAACCTCAGCGTGGCTCTTTCGTTGCTGTAAGGCATATTGGGCTGGTGGCTGTCCCCCATCGCTCCAGCTTTTGCAGGGGCAGGAGTCAGGCATGGGGGTAGGATTTGGAGGAGATCCTGACCCAAAACCATCCTGGACAGAGGGTGAGATCAGCACTGGAGCTGGAGCGGCTTCACACTGCTCGAAACACCTCCCTGCATCAGGGGATTGGAGATGTCACTTGggtccttccttctctccccagcaAAACAGCTCAAAACCCTCCATCTCTCCCTGGTTTGTGGCCTGCTCCATCCCTCATCCCATTCAGCAGCCCCATGCTGGTCTGGCCCCACGTTGTCACCGCCCTTCTGCCAGGGACAGACACTGGCCATGGAGATACTGAGATGTGGGAGAGGTTGGCAGAGGAATTGCTTCTCCTGACATGCTGGGGGAGATTGGCCCGTGTCCAGGAAAAGGGAGAGTCTTCCTGGCCACAATGTGGGGTTTCTGCAGTGCGCTGGGGGCCTTCCTGGGGGGACCTCATGATGGGGAAGGAGGGTGAGAGCCACAGGAGCCACGTGCGGCTGGGGAAGTTTGTAGCTGTTTAATGCGGTGTTTTTCCAGAGCAAACCCCTGTCAGTGCTGGTGGCTCAGGGATGGGAGATGAGAtgagcagggagagctggcagcaagGGAGGTCATTGCTGGGCGGGCAGCCAGGCCTCAAATGCTGAATTCCCGGGTCTCCCGTGTGGCCTCGTCACCTTTCCTGCAAGGGAGGGCTACCATGAGCCGTGCTTGGGGCTGGGGAGTTgatccctgcagagctgctgctgctgcaaccCCTGCCCGGCCCATCTGCCCACAAACCTCAGAGCAGATGGTGGGAGGGAGACCTCACCTGCGCTTCCACCACCAAACCCCCCCGGCAGAGGCTGCGGCCACAAGGAGCAGGACTGCGATGGCGATGCCGACGGTTGGAGCAGCGCTGCGGTGTTCTGggacagggagagaagagggcGGCCGTGTGAGTGTGGCAGcgccaggcaggagctgcccctcAAAGGGCCAGTGGCTGCTACCTGCACCCTGTGCCCCATCCCCATGGGTGGCACCTACCCCATGGGATGAGGAGGCTGCGGGTGCCCAGGCTGCGGTGGCGCACGCAGCAGGCGTAGCTGTGCCCGTCACGGGGGGCCACGGCCAGGATGCTGCGGAGCTGGTAGGTGAGGTCGGCGTTGGGCAGGACGGCGCTGGTGTTGAGCGCCGGGCCCGGCAGCACCTCCTGGCCATCCCGCAGCCAGGCCACGCTGATGGGCCGCGGGTAGAAGCCGGTGACGCGGCAAACCAGGAGGAGCTGGTCTGGGCTGGGTGTGCGGGCGAAGACCGTGGCCACGGGCAGCTCTGGGGGGTGAGAGccaaggggtggggggagccctGGTGGGGCACCGCTTGGCCCCAGTGCGTGGGGGGCTTTGGGGTGACCATGCCAGGGTTGGGGTGGTCTCACCTTGTCTCTCCAGGTCAGCTCTCCCATACCTCCACAAGGTGAGGACGTAGCTCTGGCAGGAGGTGGAGAGGAGGTGCTTCAGGAGTTCCGTGATGGCCTTCTTTCTGGTGAGAGACTCGCTGACCAGCTCTGCTAGCAGGGATGGCTGCTGTGGCTCCCAGTGCTGCCTCTCCACCTCGAAAGCTGTGAGGTCTCTGCCACCCTGCCCGACATCCATGAAGCCCCGACTTGTCCTATTGGGGTGCAGCACACAGCCCGCACGGATCTGGACCACCAATGGGTCTGCCAAGGGCAGAGCCGGTGGAGACATACCGTGAGTGCGTGGGATGTGGTGGCACAAGGCGAGATGTGGCTGGAGGCATGCGCAGGGGTGCAATGGGCAGTGGGGTGCAAAGGGCTGCAGGGCAAGGGGCCATGCTTCAGGAAGCCCCAGGACACCCTGCAAGCCCTCAGCCCCCTTGGAA
This Nyctibius grandis isolate bNycGra1 chromosome 29, bNycGra1.pri, whole genome shotgun sequence DNA region includes the following protein-coding sequences:
- the LOC137674455 gene encoding T-cell surface glycoprotein CD1b-3-like → MVCVDEQPPAPFGHLLTKGSDNIKDEEVETSATARYGQTQRPFPSLSSFPAELQVFQLLLTSLFTNISSGEVSGVALLGDVPIIALDPASWSIHFHWPWASQATAEGDAENIYSHSKLVLRNMVQYVHEMSQQAQLDYPLVVQIRAGCVLHPNRTSRGFMDVGQGGRDLTAFEVERQHWEPQQPSLLAELVSESLTRKKAITELLKHLLSTSCQSYVLTLWRYGRADLERQELPVATVFARTPSPDQLLLVCRVTGFYPRPISVAWLRDGQEVLPGPALNTSAVLPNADLTYQLRSILAVAPRDGHSYACCVRHRSLGTRSLLIPWEHRSAAPTVGIAIAVLLLVAAASAGGVWWWKRRKGDEATRETREFSI